A region from the Aegilops tauschii subsp. strangulata cultivar AL8/78 chromosome 5, Aet v6.0, whole genome shotgun sequence genome encodes:
- the LOC109763223 gene encoding bZIP transcription factor TRAB1 isoform X1: MLKEDRWGGTEGIMDFRSSNGGSSSERAPAEGAPLARQGSIYSLTFEEFQSTLGGGAGMGGSDLGKDFSSMNMDELLRSIWTAEESQAMAASASGAGAGPPPTSLQGQGSLTLPRTLSAKTVDEVWRNLVRDDPLPVGPEGAEPQPHRRATLGEMTLEEFLVKAGVVREIPTAPAVPPPPMHPRPVPVVPKGPSFYGNFPSANDAGAAALGFPPVAMGDLALANGLMPRAVGMGGAPLVVQTAVNPVDSGSKGSEDLSSPSEPMPYSFEGIVRGRRTGGGVEKVVERRQRRMIKNRESAARSRARKQAYTMELEAEVQKLKDLNEELVRKQKEILEMQKREQAPEMKDQFGRKKRQCLRRTLTGPW; the protein is encoded by the exons ATGCTGAAGGAGGACAGGTGGGGAGGGACGGAGGGGATCATGGACTTCAGGAGCAGCAACGGCGGGTCGTCCTCGGAGCGCGCGCCGGCGGAGGGGGCGCCGCTGGCGAGGCAGGGGTCCATCTACTCCCTGACGTTCGAGGAGTTCCAGAGCACGCTCGGCGGGGGCGCCGGCATGGGAGGCAGCGACCTCGGCAAGGATTTCAGCTCCATGAACATGGACGAGCTGCTCCGGAGCATCTGGACCGCCGAGGAGAGCCaggccatggccgcctcggccTCGGGCGCGGGCGCCGGCCCACCGCCCACGTCTCTGCAGGGCCAGGGCTCGCTCACGCTGCCCCGCACCCTCAGCGCCAAGACGGTCGACGAGGTGTGGCGCAACCTCGTGCGCGATGACCCGCTTCCGGTGGGGCCGGAGGGTGCCGAGCCGCAGCCCCATCGGCGGGCGACGCTCGGGGAGATGACCCTGGAGGAGTTCCTGGTCAAAGCCGGCGTGGTGCGAGAGATCCCCACCGCTCCTGCGGTGCCGCCCCCGCCCATGCACCCGCGGCCGGTCCCTGTTGTCCCTAAAGGCCCTTCCTTCTACGGGAACTTCCCGAGCGCCAACGACGCCGGTGCGGCGGCGCTGGGGTTCCCGCCGGTCGCCATGGGGGATCTGGCCTTGGCCAATGGGCTCATGCCGAGGGCAGTGGGTATGGGAGGCGCCCCCCTGGTTGTGCAAACTGCGGTCAACCCGGTTGATTCCGGCAGCAAGGGGAGCGAGGATCTGTCATCGCCGTCGGAACCAATGCCGTACTCGTTCGAGGGGATTGTGAGGGGGAGGAGGACTGGCGGCGGCGTGGAGAAGGTGGTGGAGAGGAGGCAGAGGAGGATGATCAAGAACAGGGAGTCCGCCGCCAGGTCCCGTGCCCGCAAGCAG GCTTATACAATGGAGTTGGAAGCCGAAGTTCAGAAGCTCAAGGACCTGAACGAGGAACTGGTGAGGAAACAG AAAGAGATACTGGAAATGCAGAAAAGAGAG
- the LOC109763223 gene encoding bZIP transcription factor TRAB1 isoform X2, with protein MLKEDRWGGTEGIMDFRSSNGGSSSERAPAEGAPLARQGSIYSLTFEEFQSTLGGGAGMGGSDLGKDFSSMNMDELLRSIWTAEESQAMAASASGAGAGPPPTSLQGQGSLTLPRTLSAKTVDEVWRNLVRDDPLPVGPEGAEPQPHRRATLGEMTLEEFLVKAGVVREIPTAPAVPPPPMHPRPVPVVPKGPSFYGNFPSANDAGAAALGFPPVAMGDLALANGLMPRAVGMGGAPLVVQTAVNPVDSGSKGSEDLSSPSEPMPYSFEGIVRGRRTGGGVEKVVERRQRRMIKNRESAARSRARKQAYTMELEAEVQKLKDLNEELVRKQKEILEMQKREAPEMKDQFGRKKRQCLRRTLTGPW; from the exons ATGCTGAAGGAGGACAGGTGGGGAGGGACGGAGGGGATCATGGACTTCAGGAGCAGCAACGGCGGGTCGTCCTCGGAGCGCGCGCCGGCGGAGGGGGCGCCGCTGGCGAGGCAGGGGTCCATCTACTCCCTGACGTTCGAGGAGTTCCAGAGCACGCTCGGCGGGGGCGCCGGCATGGGAGGCAGCGACCTCGGCAAGGATTTCAGCTCCATGAACATGGACGAGCTGCTCCGGAGCATCTGGACCGCCGAGGAGAGCCaggccatggccgcctcggccTCGGGCGCGGGCGCCGGCCCACCGCCCACGTCTCTGCAGGGCCAGGGCTCGCTCACGCTGCCCCGCACCCTCAGCGCCAAGACGGTCGACGAGGTGTGGCGCAACCTCGTGCGCGATGACCCGCTTCCGGTGGGGCCGGAGGGTGCCGAGCCGCAGCCCCATCGGCGGGCGACGCTCGGGGAGATGACCCTGGAGGAGTTCCTGGTCAAAGCCGGCGTGGTGCGAGAGATCCCCACCGCTCCTGCGGTGCCGCCCCCGCCCATGCACCCGCGGCCGGTCCCTGTTGTCCCTAAAGGCCCTTCCTTCTACGGGAACTTCCCGAGCGCCAACGACGCCGGTGCGGCGGCGCTGGGGTTCCCGCCGGTCGCCATGGGGGATCTGGCCTTGGCCAATGGGCTCATGCCGAGGGCAGTGGGTATGGGAGGCGCCCCCCTGGTTGTGCAAACTGCGGTCAACCCGGTTGATTCCGGCAGCAAGGGGAGCGAGGATCTGTCATCGCCGTCGGAACCAATGCCGTACTCGTTCGAGGGGATTGTGAGGGGGAGGAGGACTGGCGGCGGCGTGGAGAAGGTGGTGGAGAGGAGGCAGAGGAGGATGATCAAGAACAGGGAGTCCGCCGCCAGGTCCCGTGCCCGCAAGCAG GCTTATACAATGGAGTTGGAAGCCGAAGTTCAGAAGCTCAAGGACCTGAACGAGGAACTGGTGAGGAAACAG AAAGAGATACTGGAAATGCAGAAAAGAGAG